TGCGCGTGAAGATCGGCGGCGGGATCGCCGGGCACAACGGGCTGCGCTCGATCTCCGCGCATATCGGAAACGAGTATCGCCGCGTGCGGCTCGGGATCGGTCATCCCGGCGTCAAGGAGCTGGTGCACCACCACGTGCTGTCGGACTTCGCCAAGAGCGACCGGCCGTGGGTCGAGGCGTTGTGCGCGGCGATTGCCGACAACGCCGGCCTGCTGGCGACGGGGCACGATGCGTCGTTCGCCAACAAGGTGCATCTGACGATGCAGGCCAAGGGATTTTTCGACACCAAGGAAGAGGGTACGAAGTAGACCCTCGTCATCGCCGGGCTTGACCCGGCGATCCATTTTTCAAGTGGGATGGATACGCGGATCAAGCCCGCGTATGACGACCTCACTCAATTCAACCGCGCAGCGCGAGCGCGCGAGATATCGGGACGAACAATG
The DNA window shown above is from Bradyrhizobium sp. ISRA464 and carries:
- the pth gene encoding aminoacyl-tRNA hydrolase — its product is MRLFVGLGNPGAKYASNRHNIGFLTVDEIARRHGFAPWRRRFQGEASEGVLDRAKVVLLKPTTYMNESGRAVQEAASFFKLASSDVTVFQDELELPPGKLRVKIGGGIAGHNGLRSISAHIGNEYRRVRLGIGHPGVKELVHHHVLSDFAKSDRPWVEALCAAIADNAGLLATGHDASFANKVHLTMQAKGFFDTKEEGTK